A single window of Arcobacter venerupis DNA harbors:
- the trpC gene encoding indole-3-glycerol phosphate synthase TrpC, whose protein sequence is MILDEIIEKTKQDLEIRKKEITLDLLGRTLSSNPYAPRDVKPFLRSTKEEPIRIIAEVKKASPSKGIIKEDFDPILIAQAYSNSGANAISVLTEPHYFQGNLEYLTQIRRFVPTPLLRKDFIVDKYQIVEALVYGADFILLIAKALGTKELKELYEYAIHLGLEVLVEIHDKEDLTKAIKCGATIIGINHRNLDTFEMDMTLCDKLIPLIPNGKIIVAESGVSDIEVIKRLNSIGADAFLIGEHFMRVPSIEDELKKFKNACN, encoded by the coding sequence GTGATTTTAGATGAGATTATAGAGAAGACAAAACAAGATTTAGAGATTAGAAAAAAAGAGATAACATTGGATTTATTAGGAAGAACTCTCTCTTCAAATCCATATGCTCCAAGGGATGTAAAACCTTTTTTAAGATCTACAAAAGAAGAGCCAATTAGAATTATTGCTGAGGTTAAGAAAGCAAGTCCAAGTAAGGGAATAATAAAAGAGGATTTTGACCCAATTTTGATTGCACAAGCCTATAGTAATAGTGGAGCAAATGCAATTTCTGTATTAACTGAACCTCACTATTTTCAAGGTAATTTAGAGTATTTAACTCAAATTAGAAGATTTGTTCCAACGCCACTTTTAAGAAAAGATTTTATAGTTGATAAATATCAAATTGTTGAAGCTTTAGTTTATGGAGCTGATTTTATTTTACTTATTGCAAAAGCACTTGGAACTAAAGAGTTAAAAGAGCTTTATGAATATGCGATTCATTTAGGACTTGAAGTTTTAGTTGAAATTCACGATAAAGAAGACTTAACAAAAGCTATAAAATGTGGAGCTACGATTATTGGAATAAATCATAGAAATCTTGATACTTTTGAAATGGATATGACTTTATGTGATAAATTAATTCCTTTAATTCCAAATGGCAAAATCATTGTTGCTGAATCAGGTGTTTCTGATATTGAAGTAATAAAAAGATTAAATTCAATTGGAGCGGATGCCTTTTTAATTGGTGAGCATTTTATGAGAGTTCCTAGTATTGAAGATGAATTAAAAAAATTTAAAAATGCTTGTAACTAA
- a CDS encoding YggS family pyridoxal phosphate-dependent enzyme, translating into MNKLAATKNLDEIITKVEGARLRISEHHIVKIIGVSKYSTADDVKTLYEAGQRAFGENKVQDLKEKSETLDDLPIEWHFIGTLQKNKINNLIDLNPTLVHSLDSLDLALELNKKLEAKNKKLSALLQINSAYEETKSGVLPENAVEIYKQIIELCPNIILKGVMSIGAHVEDEKVIRDSFKTTKKIYDELVPFGAKYCSMGMSSDFELAIASGSNMIRVGSSLFKE; encoded by the coding sequence ATGAATAAATTAGCAGCAACAAAAAATTTAGATGAAATAATTACAAAAGTTGAAGGTGCAAGACTTAGAATTTCTGAACATCATATTGTAAAAATAATTGGTGTTTCAAAATACTCAACAGCAGATGATGTAAAAACTTTATACGAAGCAGGACAAAGAGCTTTTGGAGAAAATAAGGTTCAAGATTTAAAAGAAAAATCTGAAACTTTAGATGATTTACCAATAGAGTGGCATTTTATTGGAACTTTACAAAAAAATAAAATAAATAATCTAATTGATTTAAATCCTACTTTAGTTCACTCTTTAGACTCTTTAGATTTAGCACTTGAATTAAATAAAAAACTTGAAGCTAAAAATAAAAAACTATCTGCCCTACTTCAAATAAATTCAGCCTATGAAGAGACAAAATCAGGAGTTCTTCCTGAAAATGCAGTTGAAATTTATAAACAAATAATAGAACTTTGCCCAAATATCATCCTAAAAGGTGTTATGAGTATTGGAGCACATGTGGAAGATGAAAAAGTTATAAGAGACTCTTTTAAAACAACAAAAAAAATCTATGATGAATTAGTTCCTTTTGGAGCAAAATATTGTTCTATGGGAATGAGTAGTGATTTTGAACTAGCAATTGCAAGTGGATCAAATATGATTAGAGTTGGTTCTTCTTTATTTAAAGAGTAG
- the pgsA gene encoding CDP-diacylglycerol--glycerol-3-phosphate 3-phosphatidyltransferase translates to MSSKALNLPNILALFRIALAPLMLWFFIDRNNPIFASWHPSWLDFFAGLIFVIASVTDFFDGFIARNWNQMTKLGGILDPLADKMLVLAGFIGLIVINRASAWAVFLILSREFFITGLRVVAVSEGKDVASTMAGKIKTVVQMIAIGFLTMNWPFATEILWLAVILTIYSGYEYTRDYFKN, encoded by the coding sequence ATGTCATCAAAAGCACTGAATCTTCCAAATATTTTGGCACTTTTTAGAATAGCATTAGCTCCGCTAATGCTATGGTTCTTTATAGATAGAAACAATCCTATTTTTGCTTCATGGCATCCTTCATGGCTAGATTTCTTTGCTGGACTCATTTTTGTTATAGCTTCTGTTACTGATTTTTTTGATGGTTTTATTGCTAGAAACTGGAACCAAATGACAAAACTAGGGGGAATATTAGATCCGCTTGCAGATAAAATGCTAGTACTTGCTGGCTTCATAGGGTTAATTGTAATAAATAGAGCTTCTGCTTGGGCTGTATTTTTAATACTTTCAAGGGAATTTTTTATCACAGGACTTAGAGTTGTAGCCGTAAGTGAAGGTAAAGATGTAGCTTCTACCATGGCAGGAAAAATAAAAACTGTTGTTCAAATGATAGCTATTGGTTTTTTAACAATGAATTGGCCCTTTGCAACAGAGATTTTATGGTTAGCTGTTATTTTAACAATATATTCAGGATATGAATATACAAGAGATTATTTCAAAAATTAA
- a CDS encoding enoyl-ACP reductase gives MADSMKDKTLVISGGTKGIGKECVYKFASNGINVAFTYNSNQQFAEDICKDIEEKYNVKCKAYPFNILEPEKYKELFEEIDKDFDRVDFFISNAMIYGRAVVGGYGKFMKLKPRGLNNIYTATVNAFVCGAQQAAKRMQKIGGGAIVSLSSTGNLVYIENYAGHGTNKAAVEAMVKYAANELGEFGIRVNAVSGGPIDTDALKAFTNYEEVKAKTAEYSPLNRIGQPQDLAQSCYFLCTSDASWITGHTLIVDGGTTFR, from the coding sequence ATGGCTGATAGTATGAAAGATAAAACTTTAGTAATTTCTGGTGGAACTAAAGGTATAGGAAAAGAGTGTGTTTATAAATTTGCGAGTAATGGCATAAATGTAGCTTTTACATATAATTCAAATCAACAATTTGCTGAAGATATTTGTAAAGATATTGAAGAAAAATATAATGTAAAATGTAAAGCATATCCATTTAATATTTTAGAACCAGAAAAATATAAAGAACTATTTGAAGAGATTGACAAAGATTTTGATAGAGTTGACTTCTTTATTTCAAATGCAATGATTTATGGTCGAGCTGTTGTTGGGGGGTATGGTAAATTTATGAAATTAAAACCAAGAGGTTTAAATAATATTTATACAGCAACTGTAAATGCATTTGTTTGTGGAGCTCAACAAGCTGCAAAAAGGATGCAAAAAATTGGTGGTGGAGCAATTGTTTCTTTATCTTCAACTGGAAATTTAGTATACATTGAAAACTATGCAGGTCATGGAACAAACAAAGCAGCTGTTGAAGCTATGGTTAAATATGCTGCAAATGAACTAGGTGAATTTGGAATTAGAGTAAATGCAGTTTCTGGAGGTCCAATTGACACAGATGCACTTAAAGCATTTACAAACTATGAAGAAGTAAAAGCAAAAACTGCTGAATATTCTCCATTAAACAGAATAGGTCAACCTCAAGATTTAGCACAATCATGTTATTTCTTATGTACATCTGATGCATCATGGATTACAGGTCATACTTTAATTGTTGATGGTGGGACGACTTTTAGATAA
- a CDS encoding tautomerase family protein, whose amino-acid sequence MPLINVKMTHEDGGATKEQKEELSQGITELFAKIFNGRGASSAVVIIEEVSTDNYAIGGKTITQIRSEAKK is encoded by the coding sequence ATGCCATTAATAAATGTAAAAATGACCCATGAAGATGGAGGAGCTACAAAAGAGCAAAAAGAAGAGTTATCACAAGGTATAACTGAACTTTTTGCTAAAATATTTAATGGTCGAGGTGCTTCTAGTGCTGTTGTGATTATTGAAGAAGTTAGTACTGATAATTATGCAATAGGTGGAAAAACAATAACGCAAATAAGAAGTGAAGCTAAGAAATAA
- a CDS encoding YbfB/YjiJ family MFS transporter, with protein MQKINLLDKNSNVAILLAGIIALIIGVGVARFVFTSLLPPMLENYLTISFAGVLASINYVGYLAGSIFAVFIKDINAKVKFFRLGMFLAVLTTLILGVTTSETMWIISRVLAGFGAAMALVVGSAIVMNKLNIQNKTKAMGIHFSGIGFSILVSDVIVRIVFHFNGTWQFAWVVLALFAFVLSFYSMYILSYDKEVKQNSVKHHIDKSLFSPFVIILIMAYFCEGVGMVVQGTFLPDIINSLKGLEGFGSFTWTLVGLAGIPSCIVWMMLAHKYGSVNIIILAMFLQVIGIMISALTNNVYLNLFSGVLYGGTFVGLVALFMNLGGKLAGNNPVMLMGALTTAYGIGQVTAPLYSVALIEHFKTYDYALYLTALIVFGGIVLLLLTKIFKLKGE; from the coding sequence ATGCAAAAGATAAATTTATTAGACAAAAATTCAAATGTAGCTATTTTACTTGCGGGAATTATCGCACTAATTATTGGTGTGGGAGTTGCAAGATTTGTTTTTACATCATTATTGCCTCCAATGCTTGAGAATTATTTAACTATTAGTTTCGCAGGAGTTTTAGCTTCTATTAATTATGTTGGATATTTAGCGGGTTCAATTTTCGCTGTTTTTATAAAAGATATAAATGCTAAAGTAAAATTTTTTAGATTAGGTATGTTTTTAGCAGTTTTAACAACCCTAATACTTGGAGTTACAACTTCTGAGACAATGTGGATAATATCAAGAGTTCTTGCAGGATTTGGGGCTGCTATGGCTTTGGTTGTGGGTTCTGCTATTGTAATGAATAAACTTAATATTCAAAATAAAACAAAAGCGATGGGAATACATTTTTCTGGAATTGGATTTTCTATTTTAGTGAGTGACGTAATAGTAAGAATTGTATTTCATTTTAATGGAACATGGCAGTTTGCTTGGGTTGTTTTAGCACTTTTTGCTTTTGTGTTGTCATTTTATTCTATGTACATTTTGTCATATGATAAAGAGGTAAAACAAAATAGTGTAAAACATCATATTGATAAATCTCTATTTTCACCTTTTGTTATAATTTTAATTATGGCGTATTTTTGTGAAGGTGTTGGAATGGTTGTTCAAGGAACTTTTTTACCAGATATTATAAATTCATTAAAAGGACTTGAGGGATTTGGAAGTTTTACATGGACTTTAGTTGGACTTGCTGGAATTCCATCTTGTATAGTTTGGATGATGTTAGCTCATAAATATGGAAGTGTGAATATAATAATTCTTGCAATGTTTTTACAAGTAATTGGTATTATGATTTCAGCTTTAACAAATAATGTATATCTAAATCTATTTTCAGGAGTTTTATATGGTGGTACTTTTGTTGGGCTTGTTGCATTGTTTATGAATTTAGGTGGAAAACTTGCTGGGAATAATCCTGTAATGTTAATGGGAGCATTAACTACAGCTTATGGAATAGGGCAAGTTACTGCACCACTTTATAGTGTAGCCTTGATTGAACACTTTAAAACTTATGATTATGCTTTATATTTAACAGCATTAATAGTTTTTGGTGGAATTGTATTATTACTATTAACAAAAATATTTAAATTAAAAGGAGAATAA
- a CDS encoding globin has product MDYSISKTKFGEKPDFEYPLSLFLEEMGEDRLKKLFSDFYDLVVDSDIGNFFPQNEEELEKIKAHNVKFFIEACGGEKNYTKAVGHFDMLKTHEKFSITEKARREWLGCMEEVLRKVDISEGAKQSFWNFLETFSKHTVNVNERLELEDLVVSKG; this is encoded by the coding sequence ATGGATTACTCTATTAGCAAAACAAAATTTGGAGAGAAACCTGATTTTGAATACCCTCTTTCACTTTTTTTAGAAGAAATGGGTGAAGATAGATTAAAAAAACTATTTAGTGATTTTTATGATTTAGTTGTTGATAGTGACATTGGAAATTTTTTTCCACAAAATGAAGAAGAGTTAGAAAAAATAAAAGCTCATAACGTGAAGTTTTTTATTGAAGCTTGTGGTGGAGAGAAAAATTACACAAAAGCTGTTGGGCATTTTGACATGTTAAAAACCCATGAGAAGTTCTCAATTACTGAAAAAGCAAGAAGAGAATGGCTTGGTTGTATGGAAGAAGTTTTAAGAAAAGTTGATATCTCAGAAGGTGCAAAACAAAGTTTTTGGAACTTTTTAGAAACTTTTTCAAAGCATACGGTAAATGTAAATGAGAGATTAGAATTAGAAGATTTAGTAGTAAGTAAAGGATAG
- a CDS encoding 2-oxoglutarate synthase subunit alpha, with protein MAREIISTGNELAAKAAIDADVEFFGGYPITPSSEIMHVLSSALPARGHACIQMEDEIAGICTAIGAAMSGKRSMTATSGPGISLKAENLGVGYISEVPLVVVNVMRGGPSTGLPTRVAQGDLLQAKNPTHGDVKSITLVPGNLRECYTETVRAFNLADRFMQPVFVLLDETIGHMSGRATIPDLDEVQAQKISRKKFTGDKKDYKPYGVGADEPAVLNPMFEGYRYHFTGLHHGPTGHPTEDADMCDALMKRLFNKVDAHLDELELNEEYMLEDADIMIIAYGSVSLGVTEAINRMRAEGMKVGMFRPLTIWPSPAKRIKELMTKFDKVLVTELNMGQFADEVQRASGRSDFDTLFKVNGRPLSPLEIIEKVKGM; from the coding sequence ATGGCAAGAGAAATAATTTCAACAGGTAATGAACTAGCAGCTAAAGCTGCAATTGATGCTGATGTTGAGTTTTTTGGTGGATACCCTATTACTCCTTCAAGTGAAATAATGCATGTACTTTCTTCTGCATTACCAGCTAGAGGGCATGCATGTATCCAAATGGAAGATGAGATTGCAGGAATTTGTACAGCAATTGGTGCTGCAATGTCTGGAAAAAGATCAATGACTGCAACTTCAGGACCAGGGATTTCTTTAAAAGCAGAAAACTTAGGTGTGGGATATATTTCAGAAGTTCCTTTAGTTGTAGTAAATGTAATGAGAGGTGGTCCATCAACTGGTCTTCCTACAAGAGTTGCTCAAGGTGACTTATTACAAGCAAAAAATCCTACTCATGGTGATGTTAAATCAATTACTTTAGTTCCAGGTAACTTAAGAGAATGTTATACAGAAACTGTAAGAGCATTTAACTTAGCTGATAGATTTATGCAACCAGTATTCGTTTTATTAGATGAAACAATTGGTCACATGAGTGGAAGAGCAACTATTCCTGACTTAGATGAAGTTCAAGCACAAAAAATCTCTAGAAAGAAATTTACTGGAGATAAAAAAGATTATAAACCTTACGGTGTTGGTGCTGATGAGCCTGCTGTATTAAATCCAATGTTTGAAGGATATAGATACCACTTTACAGGTCTTCACCATGGACCAACAGGTCATCCAACTGAAGATGCTGATATGTGTGATGCTTTAATGAAAAGACTATTCAATAAAGTTGATGCTCACTTAGATGAATTAGAATTAAATGAAGAGTATATGTTAGAAGATGCTGATATCATGATTATCGCTTATGGTTCTGTTTCATTAGGTGTAACAGAAGCTATCAATAGAATGAGAGCAGAAGGAATGAAAGTTGGTATGTTTAGACCATTAACAATTTGGCCAAGTCCAGCAAAAAGAATTAAAGAATTGATGACTAAATTTGACAAAGTATTAGTAACTGAGTTAAATATGGGACAATTTGCAGATGAAGTACAAAGAGCATCTGGAAGATCAGATTTTGATACATTATTCAAAGTAAATGGTAGACCATTATCTCCTCTAGAAATTATTGAAAAAGTGAAAGGAATGTAA
- a CDS encoding LysR family transcriptional regulator, with protein MDSNLLKVFVEVAREKSITKAANNLEFAQSNVTSRIKQLEKSLGFALFHRVPKGVILSKEGEKLYPYAIEIVKKVKQATYDMKNIDNQEHLIVGSTESNASTRIVPFLLQLHSDFPNMSLELITNTTREITKELLDYKVDIAFMSGEPKHEDLVVLNKIDEEIVLVEPKNENCPNVFLSFKNGCAYNEFGQNYLKEFSDENFKNLEFGNYETILGCVKAGMGKSFLPLSIVKKLKYENDLKIINLPKQLANIPTCLVCRKDNIPKIETYLKEFTF; from the coding sequence ATGGATTCAAATTTACTAAAAGTTTTTGTTGAAGTTGCCCGTGAAAAGAGTATTACAAAAGCAGCAAATAATCTAGAATTCGCCCAATCAAACGTAACTTCAAGAATAAAACAACTAGAAAAATCTTTGGGATTTGCCCTATTTCATAGAGTTCCAAAAGGTGTAATATTAAGTAAAGAAGGGGAAAAACTCTATCCTTATGCTATTGAAATTGTAAAAAAAGTTAAACAAGCAACCTATGATATGAAAAATATTGATAATCAAGAGCATCTAATTGTTGGATCAACTGAATCAAATGCATCAACAAGAATTGTTCCTTTTTTACTTCAACTTCATAGTGATTTTCCAAATATGAGTTTAGAATTAATCACAAATACCACTAGAGAAATCACAAAAGAGTTACTCGATTATAAAGTAGATATTGCATTTATGAGTGGTGAGCCAAAACATGAAGATTTGGTTGTTTTAAATAAAATTGATGAAGAGATTGTTTTAGTAGAACCAAAAAATGAAAATTGCCCAAATGTTTTTTTATCTTTTAAAAATGGTTGTGCTTACAATGAATTTGGACAAAATTATCTAAAAGAGTTTTCAGATGAGAATTTTAAAAATTTAGAATTTGGAAATTATGAAACTATTTTAGGTTGTGTAAAAGCGGGAATGGGAAAAAGCTTTTTACCCTTAAGCATAGTAAAAAAACTAAAATATGAAAATGATTTAAAAATAATAAATCTACCAAAACAGCTGGCAAATATACCAACTTGTTTAGTTTGTAGAAAAGATAACATTCCAAAAATAGAGACTTATTTAAAAGAATTTACCTTTTAA
- the rseP gene encoding RIP metalloprotease RseP translates to MGTITFLLVLSFLVFFHELGHFLAARYFGVKVYVFSIGFGKQLYAKEWMGTTWQFALVPLGGYVKMKGQDDSKPSLVENGNDSYNTKKPWQRIIILFAGPFANFILAAILYFSIAMMGATTWAAQVGQVQKNSPAFQAGILPNDEIIKINDTEIKSWDEIGKTIVNSDGALKFFIKRDGVIIAKTINPYISDSENMFKEKIKKRMIGISPSGKIIKLDLSFSESVVYAYEKTLLSSSMIFQGVQKLIQGAIPSSEVGGVISIGKVISDASESSIIALFAITALISVNLGVLNLLPIPALDGGHIMFNLYEMITRRKPSDRVFMFLTIFGWVILGSLMLLGIYNDINRIFLNN, encoded by the coding sequence TTGGGTACTATTACTTTTTTACTTGTTTTATCATTTTTAGTTTTTTTCCATGAACTTGGACACTTTTTAGCAGCTCGATATTTTGGTGTAAAAGTTTATGTATTTTCAATTGGTTTTGGTAAACAATTATATGCAAAAGAGTGGATGGGAACAACTTGGCAATTTGCCTTAGTTCCACTTGGTGGATATGTAAAAATGAAAGGTCAAGATGACTCTAAACCCTCTTTAGTTGAAAATGGCAATGATTCATATAATACTAAAAAACCTTGGCAAAGAATAATAATTTTATTTGCAGGTCCTTTTGCAAACTTTATTTTAGCAGCTATTTTATACTTTAGTATTGCAATGATGGGAGCAACTACTTGGGCAGCACAAGTTGGACAAGTTCAAAAAAATTCACCAGCATTTCAAGCAGGGATTCTTCCAAACGATGAAATTATAAAAATAAATGACACAGAAATAAAATCTTGGGATGAAATTGGAAAAACAATTGTAAATTCTGATGGAGCATTAAAATTTTTCATAAAAAGAGATGGTGTAATTATTGCAAAAACAATAAATCCTTATATCTCTGATAGTGAAAATATGTTTAAAGAAAAAATCAAAAAAAGAATGATAGGAATTTCACCATCTGGAAAAATCATAAAGCTTGACTTATCTTTTAGTGAATCTGTAGTTTATGCTTATGAAAAAACTCTTTTATCTTCTAGTATGATTTTTCAAGGTGTTCAAAAACTAATTCAAGGTGCAATTCCAAGCAGTGAAGTGGGTGGAGTTATCTCTATTGGAAAAGTAATTTCAGATGCAAGTGAATCTTCGATTATTGCTTTATTTGCTATAACAGCACTAATTTCTGTAAATCTTGGAGTTTTAAATCTTCTTCCAATTCCAGCACTTGATGGTGGACATATCATGTTTAATCTATATGAAATGATTACAAGAAGAAAACCGAGCGATCGTGTATTTATGTTTTTAACTATCTTTGGTTGGGTAATTCTAGGGAGTTTAATGCTTCTTGGAATTTATAATGATATTAATAGAATCTTTTTAAATAATTAG
- a CDS encoding YkgJ family cysteine cluster protein — protein sequence MSNLVKKDGFNFAFEPSGCDSCKGNCCIGESGYIWINSQEIEALALHKKISSEDLKKRYLNKIAYKYSIKEIQLASNNYACCFFDLDKRQCSIYEVRPNQCRTFPFWDYFKENEEEVYKECPAIKSL from the coding sequence TTGAGTAATTTAGTTAAAAAAGATGGATTTAATTTTGCTTTTGAGCCAAGTGGCTGTGATAGTTGCAAAGGTAATTGTTGTATCGGTGAGAGTGGTTATATTTGGATAAATTCACAAGAAATTGAAGCCTTGGCTTTGCATAAAAAAATTTCTAGTGAAGATTTAAAAAAAAGATATTTAAATAAAATCGCCTACAAATATAGCATAAAAGAGATACAATTAGCTTCAAACAATTATGCGTGTTGTTTCTTTGATTTGGATAAAAGACAATGTTCTATTTATGAAGTAAGACCAAATCAATGTAGAACTTTCCCATTTTGGGACTATTTTAAAGAAAATGAAGAAGAGGTTTACAAAGAGTGCCCAGCTATAAAAAGTCTTTAG
- a CDS encoding 4Fe-4S dicluster domain-containing protein, giving the protein MSNMEAPANTPVWVNEARCKACDKCVSVCPAGVLAMRQEVHSTLGSMIKVVHPESCIGCTDCELSCPDFAIYVADKKEFKFAKLTDEAKERREAVIKNNYRELEA; this is encoded by the coding sequence ATGTCTAATATGGAAGCTCCTGCAAATACTCCGGTTTGGGTTAACGAAGCTAGATGTAAAGCATGTGATAAGTGTGTTTCAGTTTGTCCAGCTGGCGTACTTGCTATGAGACAAGAAGTTCATTCTACTTTAGGTTCAATGATTAAAGTTGTTCACCCAGAATCATGTATTGGTTGTACTGATTGCGAACTATCATGTCCTGATTTTGCAATTTATGTTGCTGATAAAAAAGAATTCAAATTTGCAAAACTTACAGATGAAGCAAAAGAGAGAAGAGAAGCGGTTATAAAAAATAATTATAGAGAACTAGAGGCGTAA
- a CDS encoding tRNA1(Val) (adenine(37)-N6)-methyltransferase, with protein sequence MVLYQPTNGYCYNSDTHFLYNFIVENFKKYKNIKGELLDIGSGSGILGLLVAKDFDKIKLNQCEIQKMFQFFTTKNSVTNKINSKLYEGSFENIEFDKRFDICISNPPFYHCDVIKSDNQSLKIARYNDSLPLEIFIKKTATILNSEGKFFFCYDVKQINEILLLLNKYKFNLEALQFVHPKESKEATLILVYAKRNSKSLTKILKPLIVFDKNNEFTVEVKEIYKKSSTHSIKVDIE encoded by the coding sequence TTGGTTTTATATCAGCCTACAAATGGCTATTGTTATAATAGTGATACACATTTTTTATATAACTTTATTGTTGAAAATTTTAAAAAATACAAAAATATAAAAGGTGAGTTGTTAGATATTGGAAGTGGAAGTGGAATTTTAGGGCTATTAGTAGCAAAAGATTTTGATAAAATAAAATTAAATCAGTGTGAAATACAAAAAATGTTTCAATTCTTCACAACAAAAAATTCAGTTACTAATAAAATAAATTCTAAATTATACGAGGGTTCTTTTGAAAATATAGAGTTTGATAAGAGATTTGATATTTGTATTTCTAATCCTCCTTTTTATCATTGTGATGTGATAAAAAGTGATAACCAGAGTTTGAAAATTGCTAGATATAATGACTCTTTACCTCTTGAAATATTTATAAAAAAAACGGCAACTATTCTAAATAGTGAGGGAAAATTCTTTTTTTGTTACGATGTAAAACAGATAAATGAGATATTATTGTTATTAAATAAATATAAATTTAATTTAGAAGCTTTACAATTTGTTCATCCAAAAGAGTCAAAAGAAGCAACTTTAATTTTAGTTTATGCAAAAAGAAATTCTAAATCATTAACAAAAATATTAAAACCATTGATAGTTTTTGATAAAAATAATGAGTTTACAGTCGAAGTGAAGGAGATATACAAAAAATCTTCAACACACAGTATAAAGGTTGATATTGAGTAA
- the dapA gene encoding 4-hydroxy-tetrahydrodipicolinate synthase, protein MEIITGSMTALVTPFRNGKVDLVKFESLIKRQIAQGINAVVPVGTTGESATLSFNEHKECIEVAVAACKGSNTKVIAGAGSNATNEACELAKHAQDVGADGILSITPYYNKPTQEGLYQHFKAIANSVEIPFVLYNVPGRTSVDLEANTAIRLFDDVKNIYAIKEATGSLERAICLISQRKDFLVFSGDDAIDFPMLVSGAKGIISVTANLLPNLKSQLVNSVFEGDFEKAKQINEDLYALNSVLFCESNPIPIKAAMYLAGLLDTLEYRLPLVSPSSETMKKLEKTLEKYEVIK, encoded by the coding sequence ATGGAAATTATTACCGGTTCAATGACCGCACTTGTAACCCCATTTAGAAATGGAAAAGTTGATTTAGTTAAATTTGAGTCTTTAATTAAAAGACAAATTGCACAAGGTATAAATGCAGTTGTTCCTGTGGGAACTACAGGAGAAAGTGCTACACTTTCATTTAATGAACATAAAGAGTGTATAGAAGTTGCAGTTGCTGCTTGTAAAGGTTCAAATACTAAAGTAATTGCAGGGGCTGGATCTAATGCAACTAATGAAGCCTGTGAATTAGCAAAACATGCTCAAGATGTAGGCGCAGATGGAATATTATCTATAACTCCATATTATAATAAACCAACACAAGAGGGTTTATATCAACATTTTAAAGCAATTGCAAATTCAGTAGAAATTCCTTTTGTACTTTATAATGTTCCAGGAAGAACATCTGTTGACTTAGAAGCAAATACAGCTATTAGACTTTTTGATGATGTGAAAAACATATATGCAATTAAAGAAGCAACAGGTTCTTTAGAGCGAGCTATATGTTTAATTTCACAAAGAAAAGATTTTCTTGTATTTTCAGGTGATGATGCTATTGATTTTCCAATGCTTGTAAGTGGAGCAAAAGGTATAATCTCTGTTACCGCTAATCTTCTTCCTAATTTAAAATCACAATTAGTAAATAGTGTTTTTGAGGGTGATTTTGAAAAAGCTAAACAAATAAATGAAGATTTATATGCTTTAAATTCTGTATTATTCTGTGAGAGTAATCCAATACCAATCAAAGCTGCTATGTATTTAGCAGGTTTACTTGACACTTTAGAATATAGACTTCCATTAGTTTCTCCAAGTAGTGAAACAATGAAAAAATTAGAAAAAACTTTAGAAAAATATGAGGTAATAAAATAA